In Modestobacter versicolor, a single genomic region encodes these proteins:
- a CDS encoding enoyl-CoA hydratase/isomerase family protein gives MSELEVSQDGAVLTVLFNRPEARNAMTFAMYEGLEEACARADTDDSVRVLVLRGAGGRAFVAGTDIAQFLDFTSGEDGIAYEARIERVVNRLEDVTVPTVAAVEGACVGGGLALAAACDLRLATASSRFGVPIARTLGNCLSMNSYSLLVHHLGPGRTLDMLLRARLLSADDAHAAGFVGEVVPDGELDPALTALLETLLAHAPLSMKAAGQAVARLRRANLPDGDDIVREVFGSADFRAGVRAFVDRGRVSWTGR, from the coding sequence ATGAGCGAGCTCGAGGTCAGCCAGGACGGCGCCGTCCTGACGGTGCTGTTCAACCGCCCCGAGGCGCGCAACGCGATGACGTTCGCCATGTACGAGGGGCTGGAGGAGGCCTGCGCCCGGGCCGACACCGACGACTCCGTGCGGGTGCTGGTGCTCCGCGGCGCCGGCGGGCGGGCGTTCGTCGCCGGCACCGACATCGCCCAGTTCCTCGACTTCACCAGCGGCGAGGACGGCATCGCCTACGAGGCGCGGATCGAGCGGGTGGTCAACCGGCTCGAGGACGTCACGGTGCCCACCGTCGCCGCCGTCGAGGGCGCCTGCGTCGGCGGCGGGCTGGCGCTGGCCGCCGCCTGCGACCTGCGGCTGGCCACGGCGTCGTCCCGGTTCGGCGTCCCGATCGCCCGCACGCTGGGCAACTGCCTGTCGATGAACAGCTACTCGCTGCTGGTCCACCACCTGGGCCCGGGCCGCACGCTGGACATGCTGCTGCGGGCCAGGCTGCTGTCCGCGGACGACGCGCACGCCGCCGGCTTCGTCGGCGAGGTGGTGCCCGACGGCGAGCTGGACCCGGCGCTGACCGCGCTGCTGGAGACGCTGCTGGCCCACGCCCCGCTGAGCATGAAGGCAGCCGGCCAGGCGGTGGCCCGGCTGCGGCGGGCGAACCTGCCCGACGGCGACGACATCGTGCGCGAGGTGTTCGGCAGCGCGGACTTCCGGGCCGGCGTGCGGGCCTTCGTCGACCGTGGACGGGTCAGCTGGACCGGCCGCTGA
- a CDS encoding SLC13 family permease translates to MSVQLVLILILLAVFLIATVLPVHMGALALVAAFVAAYFIYGTDGDLPYDDAVFGFFPGSLFVVLVGVTYLFAIAKNNGTVDWLVHAAVKASGGRLAAIPWAMFAVTGALTAIGGVVPAVVAIIAPVGMSFARRYQINPVLMGLFIINGATAGGFSPLSVFGVITNDVVDSNDLAGSPLFLWGASIVINILLSIGVFFLFGGRKLLGGERVDVNSRDDDDFVAATVAGDATEDTGEDIPGGSTAARTAVGSTGTGGAAIAGGRVTEARHGEPGHRHPTAGERADQRSLQTTALAPEEQGQVTTLDRDRTLTLVGLALLVVGALAFDLDIGLMAVTVGVLLSLVAPRGAKGAVGQIAWPTVLLICGIVTFVGLMQDQDVPGWLGDNVASLGVPLIAALLICYIGGVVSAFASTTGILGALIPLAVPFLQGDDAVGAIGLITALALSSSIVDSSPFSTSGALVVANATEAERDRTFRTLMIWGFSMVAIIPLVTWLVLVVPGWL, encoded by the coding sequence GTGTCCGTACAGCTCGTCCTGATCTTGATCCTCCTGGCGGTGTTCCTCATCGCCACGGTGCTGCCCGTCCACATGGGCGCCCTCGCGCTGGTGGCGGCCTTCGTCGCCGCCTACTTCATCTACGGCACGGACGGTGACCTGCCCTACGACGACGCCGTCTTCGGCTTCTTCCCCGGCTCGCTGTTCGTCGTCCTGGTCGGGGTGACCTACCTCTTCGCCATCGCCAAGAACAACGGCACGGTCGACTGGCTGGTCCACGCCGCGGTCAAGGCCTCCGGCGGGCGGCTCGCGGCCATCCCGTGGGCCATGTTCGCCGTGACCGGCGCGCTCACCGCCATCGGCGGCGTCGTCCCGGCCGTGGTCGCGATCATCGCCCCGGTCGGGATGTCCTTCGCCCGCCGGTACCAGATCAACCCGGTGCTGATGGGCCTGTTCATCATCAACGGCGCCACCGCCGGCGGGTTCTCCCCGCTGTCGGTCTTCGGCGTCATCACCAACGACGTCGTCGACAGCAACGACCTCGCCGGCAGCCCGCTGTTCCTGTGGGGCGCGTCGATCGTCATCAACATCCTGCTGTCGATCGGCGTCTTCTTCCTCTTCGGCGGCCGCAAGCTGCTGGGTGGCGAGCGGGTCGACGTGAACTCCCGCGACGACGACGACTTCGTCGCGGCCACCGTCGCCGGTGACGCCACCGAGGACACCGGCGAGGACATCCCCGGCGGCTCCACCGCAGCGCGCACGGCCGTGGGGAGCACCGGCACCGGGGGTGCGGCGATCGCCGGCGGCCGGGTCACCGAGGCACGCCACGGCGAGCCCGGCCACCGCCACCCCACGGCCGGGGAACGAGCGGACCAGCGGTCGCTGCAGACCACCGCGCTGGCCCCCGAGGAGCAGGGCCAGGTCACCACCCTGGACCGCGACCGCACGCTCACCCTGGTCGGGCTCGCGCTGCTGGTCGTCGGCGCACTCGCCTTCGACCTGGACATCGGCCTGATGGCGGTCACCGTCGGCGTCCTGCTCTCGCTGGTCGCCCCGCGGGGGGCCAAGGGCGCCGTGGGCCAGATCGCCTGGCCGACCGTGCTGCTGATCTGCGGCATCGTCACGTTCGTCGGGCTGATGCAGGACCAGGACGTCCCCGGCTGGCTCGGGGACAACGTGGCCAGCCTCGGCGTCCCGCTGATCGCCGCCCTGCTGATCTGCTACATCGGCGGCGTCGTGTCGGCCTTCGCCTCGACCACCGGCATCCTCGGCGCGCTCATCCCGCTGGCGGTGCCGTTCCTCCAGGGCGACGACGCGGTCGGCGCGATCGGCCTGATCACCGCCCTGGCGCTGTCGAGCTCCATCGTCGACTCCAGCCCGTTCTCCACCAGCGGCGCCCTCGTGGTCGCCAACGCCACCGAGGCGGAGCGGGACCGGACCTTCCGGACGCTGATGATCTGGGGCTTCTCGATGGTCGCGATCATCCCGCTGGTCACCTGGCTGGTCCTGGTGGTGCCCGGCTGGCTGTGA
- a CDS encoding IclR family transcriptional regulator: MAETTGPVSSADGGVQSLERAFLLLELMAEDGGEVALSRLAVDSGLPLSTIHRLVRTLVARGYVRQLPSRRYVLGPRLIHLGESSSRTLGTWARPHLSELVDSTGETANLAMLDGDRVVYVAQVPSRHSMRMFTEVGRRVHLHCTGVGKALLSQLPASTARELLERGGMPRRTAKTITDPDELLALLPQIAAQGYVLDDGEQEIGVRCVAVPVPGGPAQTAISVSGPEGRVPLESVPEIVAQLQQTAAALAAELREDGARALSGRSS, encoded by the coding sequence ATGGCCGAGACGACCGGCCCTGTCAGCAGTGCCGACGGCGGCGTCCAGTCGCTCGAGCGGGCCTTCCTGCTCCTGGAGCTCATGGCCGAGGACGGCGGCGAGGTCGCGCTGTCCCGCCTGGCCGTCGACAGCGGGCTGCCGCTGTCGACCATCCACCGGCTGGTGCGCACCCTGGTGGCCCGGGGCTACGTGCGGCAGCTGCCCTCGCGGCGCTACGTGCTGGGCCCGCGGCTGATCCACCTGGGCGAGAGCTCCTCGCGCACGCTGGGCACCTGGGCCCGGCCGCACCTCAGCGAGCTGGTCGACTCCACCGGCGAGACGGCGAACCTGGCGATGCTCGACGGCGACCGGGTGGTCTACGTCGCCCAGGTGCCCTCCCGGCACTCGATGCGGATGTTCACCGAGGTGGGGCGCCGGGTGCACCTGCACTGCACCGGTGTGGGCAAGGCGCTGCTCTCGCAGCTGCCGGCGTCCACCGCCCGCGAGCTGCTCGAGCGCGGCGGCATGCCCCGGCGCACCGCCAAGACCATCACCGACCCCGACGAGCTGCTGGCGCTGCTGCCGCAGATCGCCGCGCAGGGCTACGTGCTCGACGACGGCGAGCAGGAGATCGGCGTCCGCTGCGTGGCCGTGCCGGTGCCCGGCGGCCCGGCGCAGACCGCCATCTCCGTCTCCGGGCCCGAGGGCCGGGTGCCGTTGGAGAGCGTGCCGGAGATCGTGGCCCAGCTGCAGCAGACCGCCGCGGCGCTCGCCGCCGAGCTGCGCGAGGACGGTGCCCGCGCGCTCAGCGGCCGGTCCAGCTGA
- a CDS encoding MDR family MFS transporter — MSTTAPIRAAAGPAADPASVAPAEQQGGMTHRQILSALSGMLLAMFVAFLSSTVVSNALPTIITDLRGSQSQYTWVVTATLLASTASTPIWGKLSDLFSKKLLIQIAIVVFIVGSMLAGLAQSVPQLIGWRVLQGLGLGGLQALVQIAMAAMISPRERGRYSGLLGGVMAVATVGGPLIGGVLVDTSWLGWRWCFYVGVPFAAAALVLLQRTLHLPVTKRDVSIDYLGAAFLTAGVSALLIWVTLAGDTFAWASLQTALFVGGGVLAIAAFLVTELRAKEPIVPLRLFRDRTTTLAIIASVAIGVAMFGSTVFLGQYLQISRGYSPTAAGLLTIPMVGGLLVSSTVSGILITRTGRWKRFLVAGSLLVAIGFALLATIDHATNMVLLGVFLAVLGIGIGMTMQNLVLAVQNTVAATDLGAASSAVAFFRSLGGTIGVSVLGAVLSSRVGTLIQSGLADVPGAAGAAGSGDIGLAQLSDAPAPIRALIQVSYGDATGRIFLISAALSVITIVAILLIREVALRTSSGDEQLRAATAQGSTAAVDGELAASAGRR; from the coding sequence ATGAGCACCACCGCCCCCATCCGGGCCGCCGCGGGACCCGCCGCGGACCCGGCGTCGGTCGCCCCGGCCGAGCAGCAGGGAGGGATGACGCACCGGCAGATCCTGTCCGCCCTGTCGGGGATGCTGCTGGCGATGTTCGTCGCGTTCCTGTCCTCGACCGTCGTGTCGAACGCGCTGCCGACGATCATCACCGACCTGCGCGGCAGCCAGAGCCAGTACACCTGGGTGGTCACCGCGACCCTGCTCGCCTCGACGGCCTCCACGCCGATCTGGGGCAAGCTCTCCGACCTGTTCAGCAAGAAGCTGCTGATCCAGATCGCGATCGTCGTCTTCATCGTCGGCTCGATGCTGGCCGGCCTCGCGCAGTCGGTGCCCCAGCTGATCGGGTGGCGGGTGCTGCAGGGCCTGGGCCTGGGCGGCCTGCAGGCGCTGGTGCAGATCGCGATGGCCGCGATGATCAGCCCGCGCGAGCGCGGCCGGTACTCGGGCCTGCTCGGCGGCGTCATGGCGGTGGCCACCGTCGGTGGCCCGCTCATCGGCGGGGTGCTGGTCGACACCAGCTGGCTGGGCTGGCGCTGGTGCTTCTACGTCGGCGTCCCCTTCGCCGCGGCCGCGCTGGTGCTGCTGCAGCGCACGCTGCACCTGCCGGTCACCAAGCGCGACGTCTCGATCGACTACCTCGGTGCGGCGTTCCTGACCGCCGGGGTCTCGGCGCTGCTGATCTGGGTCACCCTCGCCGGTGACACCTTCGCCTGGGCCTCGCTGCAGACGGCGCTGTTCGTCGGCGGCGGCGTGCTCGCCATCGCGGCGTTCCTCGTCACCGAGCTCCGGGCGAAGGAGCCGATCGTCCCGCTCCGGCTCTTCCGCGACCGGACGACGACCCTGGCGATCATCGCCAGCGTCGCGATCGGTGTCGCGATGTTCGGCTCGACCGTCTTCCTCGGCCAGTACCTGCAGATCTCCCGCGGCTACTCGCCCACGGCGGCCGGCCTGCTCACCATCCCGATGGTCGGCGGCCTGCTGGTCTCCTCCACCGTCTCCGGCATCCTGATCACCCGCACCGGGCGGTGGAAGCGGTTCCTGGTCGCCGGCTCGCTGCTGGTGGCGATCGGCTTCGCCCTGCTGGCGACGATCGACCACGCCACCAACATGGTCCTGCTGGGCGTCTTCCTCGCGGTCCTCGGCATCGGCATCGGCATGACCATGCAGAACCTGGTGCTGGCCGTGCAGAACACCGTGGCCGCCACCGACCTGGGTGCGGCCAGCTCGGCGGTCGCCTTCTTCCGCAGCCTCGGCGGCACGATCGGCGTCTCGGTGCTGGGCGCGGTGCTGTCCAGCCGGGTGGGCACGCTCATCCAGTCGGGGCTGGCCGACGTCCCCGGTGCGGCGGGTGCCGCCGGGTCCGGCGACATCGGCCTGGCCCAGCTGTCCGACGCGCCGGCGCCGATCCGGGCGCTGATCCAGGTCTCCTACGGCGACGCGACCGGGCGGATCTTCCTGATCTCCGCGGCGCTGTCGGTCATCACGATCGTGGCCATCCTGCTCATCCGCGAGGTGGCGCTGCGGACGTCGTCCGGCGACGAGCAGCTGCGGGCCGCGACCGCGCAGGGCAGCACCGCCGCGGTGGACGGCGAGCTGGCCGCCAGCGCCGGCCGCCGCTGA
- a CDS encoding MarR family winged helix-turn-helix transcriptional regulator, which yields MEISPETAQRLSAGVAHLVRTSKHLGSRVAADLYGDLPSFGWALLLPLEQGGDQRCSALAAQAGVDVSVVSRQVSALERAGYVHRRPDPADGRASLIGLSEAGAAALAHTREVRGQWTAEALADWTEEDARQFTVLLEELADGLDAAGRRRSRPTAVAG from the coding sequence GTGGAGATCTCCCCGGAGACCGCCCAGCGGCTCAGCGCCGGGGTCGCGCACCTGGTGCGCACCTCCAAGCACCTCGGCTCCCGCGTCGCCGCCGACCTCTACGGCGACCTGCCCTCGTTCGGCTGGGCGCTGCTGCTCCCGCTGGAGCAGGGCGGCGACCAGCGCTGCAGCGCGCTGGCCGCGCAGGCCGGTGTCGACGTCTCCGTCGTCAGCCGGCAGGTGTCGGCCCTGGAGCGCGCCGGGTACGTCCACCGTCGTCCCGACCCCGCCGACGGGCGGGCCAGCCTGATCGGCCTGAGCGAGGCCGGTGCGGCCGCGCTCGCCCACACCCGCGAGGTCCGGGGGCAGTGGACGGCCGAGGCCCTGGCCGACTGGACCGAAGAGGACGCCCGTCAGTTCACCGTGCTGCTGGAGGAGCTCGCCGACGGCCTCGACGCCGCCGGCCGCCGCCGCAGCCGCCCCACGGCGGTCGCCGGATGA
- a CDS encoding FAD-binding and (Fe-S)-binding domain-containing protein: MTAAPERTAVRAEDLERELTRALDGEVAFDDYTRHLFSQDASMYVMMPLGVAYPAHAADVAAAVRLAREAGVPVLARGAGTSLAGQTVGPGLVLDLSRHMHRITELDPGTRSARVEPGVVQDELNKAAAAHGLMFGPDTSTSNRATIGGMIGNNSAGSGSVRFGMTIDHVQEVDVVLADGSTATFGVVDEAERARRAQGDTLEAEIYRRLPELVAANTEAIATGFPQFWRRAGGYRLDRLAEGQPFDLAKFLVGSEGTLAIITSARVGLVPKPSRQVFAVGHFETVQGAINATEDALSLQPAGVELLDRTILDLSRQKIEYAALGRILQGDPEALLFVSFTGDDEAELVTSMDALVALWERNGHGYHTLRAVTPAQQGALMKVRKSALGLLMANSEGARRPLAFVEDTAVDPKHLAEYTARFAEVLDRHGLEAGFYGHCSVGCLHVRPFVDLSKPGQVDVMRSVAVEIKDLVREYGGVNSSEHGDGLARSEFNRELFGDDLYEAMRQVKAIFDPQGTLNPGKIVDAPSMTEHLRDEHPPQPGPLRTRLQFDVVGGMFGAADRCMNIGLCRKSTTGAMCPSYIATRMEEHSTRGRAGALVKALSEGDPHTALADERLHEVLDLCLMCKACKSECPLGVDVSAMKSEALAAKHDVHGTPLRSRAFGAIRTLNRLGSATAPLSNLPGKIKPLRALMDSRLGIARQRDLPVFHRTTLIRWFKGHQAPAGATQQPVTMLADSFTSYTEPGIGQAVVRLLEAAGHPVRLESKGCCGRASISKGMLDDARDKAQKLAANLCDGVAPGSPIVGCEPSCILTLRAEHVDLLPDDPNVRDVASRVRLPEELLVEAIDEGRLTLREDSWLAGRTVVFHGHCHQKAEAGTAATVALLSRIPGVTVQELDAGCCGMAGSFGFESEHYDVSLQVGEDRLFPAVRSAPADAVIAATGVSCRQQIFHGTQRTAWHPAELVLEALQP, encoded by the coding sequence ATGACCGCCGCGCCGGAGCGCACGGCGGTGCGCGCGGAGGACCTGGAGCGGGAGCTGACCCGGGCGCTGGACGGCGAGGTCGCCTTCGACGACTACACCCGGCACCTGTTCAGCCAGGACGCCTCGATGTACGTGATGATGCCGCTCGGCGTCGCCTACCCGGCGCACGCCGCCGACGTCGCCGCCGCGGTGCGGCTGGCCCGCGAGGCCGGTGTCCCGGTGCTGGCCCGCGGCGCGGGCACCAGCCTGGCCGGGCAGACGGTCGGCCCGGGCCTGGTGCTCGACCTCTCCCGGCACATGCACCGGATCACCGAGCTGGACCCGGGGACCCGCTCGGCGCGCGTCGAGCCGGGCGTCGTGCAGGACGAGCTGAACAAGGCCGCCGCGGCGCACGGGCTGATGTTCGGGCCGGACACCTCGACGTCCAACCGGGCCACGATCGGCGGGATGATCGGCAACAACTCCGCCGGCAGCGGGTCGGTGCGCTTCGGCATGACGATCGACCACGTGCAGGAGGTCGACGTCGTCCTGGCCGACGGGTCGACGGCGACCTTCGGTGTGGTCGACGAGGCCGAGCGCGCCCGCCGGGCCCAGGGCGACACCCTCGAGGCGGAGATCTACCGCCGGCTGCCCGAGCTGGTCGCGGCGAACACCGAGGCGATCGCCACCGGTTTCCCGCAGTTCTGGCGGCGGGCCGGCGGCTACCGGCTCGACCGGCTCGCCGAGGGCCAGCCCTTCGACCTGGCCAAGTTCCTGGTCGGCTCCGAGGGCACGCTGGCGATCATCACCTCGGCGCGGGTCGGGCTGGTGCCCAAGCCGTCCCGGCAGGTGTTCGCCGTCGGCCACTTCGAGACCGTGCAGGGGGCGATCAACGCCACCGAGGACGCGCTGTCGCTGCAGCCGGCCGGGGTCGAGCTGCTGGACCGCACGATCCTCGACCTCTCCCGGCAGAAGATCGAGTACGCCGCGCTGGGCCGGATCCTGCAGGGCGACCCGGAGGCGCTGCTGTTCGTCTCCTTCACCGGCGACGACGAGGCCGAGCTGGTCACGTCGATGGACGCCCTGGTCGCGCTCTGGGAGCGCAACGGCCACGGCTACCACACGCTGCGGGCGGTCACCCCGGCCCAGCAGGGCGCGCTGATGAAGGTGCGCAAGTCCGCGCTGGGGCTGCTGATGGCCAACTCCGAGGGCGCCCGCCGGCCGCTGGCGTTCGTCGAGGACACCGCCGTCGACCCCAAGCACCTGGCCGAGTACACCGCCCGGTTCGCCGAGGTGCTCGACCGGCACGGCCTCGAGGCCGGCTTCTACGGGCACTGCTCCGTGGGCTGCCTGCACGTGCGGCCCTTCGTCGACCTGAGCAAGCCCGGCCAGGTCGACGTCATGCGCTCGGTCGCGGTAGAGATCAAGGACCTGGTGCGCGAGTACGGCGGGGTCAACTCCAGCGAGCACGGTGACGGCCTGGCCCGCAGCGAGTTCAACCGGGAGCTCTTCGGCGACGACCTCTACGAGGCGATGCGCCAGGTGAAGGCGATCTTCGACCCGCAGGGCACGCTCAACCCCGGCAAGATCGTCGACGCGCCGTCGATGACCGAGCACCTGCGCGACGAGCACCCGCCGCAGCCCGGCCCGCTGCGCACCCGGCTGCAGTTCGACGTCGTCGGCGGCATGTTCGGCGCGGCCGACCGCTGCATGAACATCGGCCTGTGCCGGAAGTCCACCACCGGCGCGATGTGCCCCTCCTACATCGCGACCCGGATGGAGGAGCACTCCACCCGCGGCCGGGCCGGTGCGCTGGTCAAGGCGCTCAGCGAGGGCGACCCGCACACCGCGCTGGCCGACGAGCGGCTGCACGAGGTGCTCGACCTGTGCCTGATGTGCAAGGCCTGCAAGAGCGAGTGCCCGCTGGGCGTCGACGTCTCGGCGATGAAGAGCGAGGCGCTGGCGGCCAAGCACGACGTGCACGGCACCCCGCTGCGCTCGCGGGCGTTCGGTGCGATCCGGACGCTGAACCGGCTGGGCTCGGCGACCGCGCCGCTGTCGAACCTGCCGGGGAAGATCAAGCCGCTGCGGGCGCTGATGGACTCCCGGCTGGGCATCGCCCGGCAGCGCGACCTGCCGGTGTTCCACCGGACGACGCTGATCCGCTGGTTCAAGGGTCACCAGGCCCCGGCCGGGGCGACGCAGCAGCCGGTGACCATGCTGGCCGACTCCTTCACCAGCTACACCGAGCCGGGCATCGGCCAGGCCGTGGTGCGGCTGCTCGAGGCCGCCGGGCACCCGGTGCGGCTGGAGAGCAAGGGGTGCTGCGGCCGCGCCAGCATCTCCAAGGGCATGCTCGACGACGCCCGGGACAAGGCGCAGAAGCTGGCCGCGAACCTCTGCGACGGCGTCGCGCCCGGCTCGCCGATCGTGGGCTGCGAGCCCTCCTGCATCCTCACGCTGCGGGCCGAGCACGTCGACCTGCTGCCCGACGACCCGAACGTCCGGGACGTCGCCTCGCGGGTGCGGCTGCCCGAGGAGCTGCTGGTCGAGGCGATCGACGAGGGTCGGCTGACCCTGCGCGAGGACAGCTGGCTGGCCGGGCGCACGGTGGTCTTCCACGGCCACTGCCACCAGAAGGCCGAGGCCGGCACGGCGGCCACGGTGGCGCTGCTGTCGCGCATCCCCGGCGTGACGGTGCAGGAGCTGGACGCCGGCTGCTGCGGCATGGCCGGGTCGTTCGGGTTCGAGTCCGAGCACTACGACGTCTCGCTGCAGGTGGGGGAGGACCGGCTGTTCCCAGCTGTGCGCTCGGCCCCCGCCGACGCGGTCATCGCCGCGACCGGCGTCTCCTGCCGGCAGCAGATCTTCCACGGCACCCAGCGCACGGCGTGGCACCCGGCGGAGCTGGTGCTGGAGGCGCTGCAGCCCTAG
- a CDS encoding CaiB/BaiF CoA transferase family protein, producing MSAPDDLTDQPPLTGTTVLEVGVFMAAPYAAMQLADLGARVIKVEDPRSGDPVRASGPFLDGESSPYLRLNRNKESVALDLKSAAGKQAFLALVEAADVVIENLRPGAMARLGLDPAGIWAVNPRVVCASGSGWGQDGPLAPLPGLDIMAQARSGIMSITGTPGGEPVKVGVPVCDLVCGLYLALAVTAALRERDRTGRGQSIDVSLFEAGVSLAVWEAGKYFATGEVGGPLGSAHQSQAPYQAFQTADGWITIGANTPNTWAGLCRTLDMADQLADEGYADATRRHARRGELLDVVESRTRTRTTDDLLAALGDAGVPCAPINDYGQVFTDDHLAARGFFWDAPHPALGPVRQIGSPMRFSRTPAVRGVAGPPLGADTRAVLTRSGVPAEVVDAVSPREEPA from the coding sequence GTGAGCGCACCCGACGACCTGACCGACCAGCCACCTCTGACCGGCACCACCGTGCTCGAGGTCGGCGTGTTCATGGCCGCGCCGTACGCCGCCATGCAGCTGGCGGACCTGGGCGCGAGGGTGATCAAGGTCGAGGACCCGCGCTCCGGGGACCCGGTGCGGGCCAGCGGGCCCTTCCTGGACGGCGAGAGCTCGCCGTACCTGCGGCTGAACCGGAACAAGGAGTCCGTCGCCCTCGACCTGAAGTCCGCGGCCGGCAAGCAGGCGTTCCTCGCCCTGGTCGAGGCCGCCGACGTGGTGATCGAGAACCTCCGGCCCGGCGCGATGGCCCGGCTGGGGCTCGACCCCGCCGGCATCTGGGCGGTCAACCCCCGGGTGGTCTGCGCCTCCGGGTCGGGCTGGGGCCAGGACGGCCCGCTCGCACCGCTGCCGGGGCTGGACATCATGGCCCAGGCGCGCAGCGGGATCATGAGCATCACCGGCACCCCGGGCGGCGAGCCGGTGAAGGTCGGCGTCCCGGTGTGCGACCTGGTCTGCGGCCTCTACCTGGCGCTGGCGGTGACCGCGGCGCTGCGCGAGCGGGACCGCACCGGCCGCGGGCAGTCCATCGACGTCTCGCTGTTCGAGGCCGGCGTGAGCCTCGCGGTGTGGGAGGCCGGCAAGTACTTCGCCACCGGCGAGGTCGGCGGGCCGCTGGGCTCGGCGCACCAGAGCCAGGCGCCCTACCAGGCCTTCCAGACCGCCGACGGGTGGATCACCATCGGCGCCAACACCCCGAACACCTGGGCCGGCCTCTGCCGGACGCTGGACATGGCCGACCAGCTCGCCGACGAGGGCTACGCCGACGCCACCCGCCGGCACGCCCGCCGGGGCGAGCTGCTGGACGTCGTCGAGTCGCGCACCCGCACCCGCACCACCGACGACCTGCTGGCCGCGCTCGGCGATGCGGGCGTGCCGTGCGCCCCGATCAACGACTACGGGCAGGTCTTCACCGACGACCACCTGGCCGCCCGCGGCTTCTTCTGGGACGCCCCGCACCCCGCGCTCGGCCCGGTCCGGCAGATCGGCTCGCCGATGCGGTTCTCCCGCACCCCCGCCGTCCGCGGGGTGGCCGGCCCGCCCCTCGGCGCCGACACCCGCGCGGTGCTCACCCGGTCCGGCGTCCCCGCCGAGGTCGTCGACGCCGTCAGCCCCCGGGAGGAGCCGGCATGA
- a CDS encoding pyridoxal-phosphate-dependent aminotransferase family protein, translating to MSGTTTTGRHFLQIPGPTNVPDRVLRAMAAPTIDHRGPEFAALGLEVLQAVKPVFGTAQPVVIYPASGTGAWEAALTNTLSPGDTVLAFETGHFATLWQEMATRLGLRVEFVPGDWRHGADPQAAQERLAADTAHEIKAVMVVHNETSTGVTSRVPEIRAALDAADHPALLLVDTISSLGSIDYRHDEWGVDVTVAGSQKGLMLPPGLSFNAISEKALQASKTAGLPRSFWDWQPILAANERGFFPYTPATNLLYALREALQMLDDEGLANVYARHTRHAEATRAAVRGWGLEVLALDEREYSGSLTAIWMPDGGADAVREVILREYDMSLGAGLGKLVDKVFRIGHLGHFNDLTLVGTLGGVQMGLVRAGVKVDPNGIQAALERLQQA from the coding sequence ATGTCAGGGACGACGACGACCGGACGCCACTTCCTGCAGATCCCCGGGCCGACCAACGTGCCCGACCGGGTCCTGCGGGCCATGGCGGCCCCCACCATCGACCACCGCGGCCCCGAGTTCGCCGCGCTGGGCCTGGAGGTCCTGCAGGCGGTCAAGCCGGTCTTCGGCACCGCCCAGCCGGTGGTCATCTACCCGGCCTCGGGCACCGGGGCCTGGGAGGCCGCGCTGACCAACACGCTGTCCCCCGGTGACACCGTGCTCGCCTTCGAGACCGGGCACTTCGCCACCCTCTGGCAGGAGATGGCCACCCGGCTCGGCCTGCGGGTGGAGTTCGTCCCCGGTGACTGGCGGCACGGCGCCGACCCGCAGGCAGCCCAGGAGCGGCTCGCCGCCGACACCGCGCACGAGATCAAGGCCGTGATGGTGGTCCACAACGAGACCTCCACCGGCGTCACCAGCCGCGTGCCGGAGATCCGGGCCGCCCTCGACGCCGCCGACCACCCGGCGCTGCTGCTGGTCGACACCATCTCCTCGCTGGGCAGCATCGACTACCGGCACGACGAGTGGGGCGTCGACGTGACCGTCGCCGGCTCGCAGAAGGGGCTCATGCTGCCCCCGGGCCTGAGCTTCAACGCGATCAGCGAGAAGGCGCTGCAGGCGTCCAAGACCGCCGGGCTGCCCCGGTCGTTCTGGGACTGGCAGCCGATCCTGGCCGCCAACGAGCGCGGCTTCTTCCCCTACACGCCGGCGACCAACCTGCTCTACGCGCTGCGCGAGGCGCTGCAGATGCTCGACGACGAGGGCCTGGCCAACGTCTACGCCCGGCACACCCGGCACGCCGAGGCGACCCGGGCCGCGGTGCGCGGCTGGGGGCTGGAGGTGCTGGCCCTCGACGAGCGCGAGTACTCCGGCTCGCTGACCGCGATCTGGATGCCCGACGGCGGGGCGGACGCCGTGCGCGAGGTGATCCTGCGCGAGTACGACATGTCGCTGGGCGCCGGGCTGGGCAAGCTGGTCGACAAGGTGTTCCGGATCGGGCACCTGGGCCACTTCAACGACCTGACGCTGGTCGGCACCCTGGGCGGGGTGCAGATGGGCCTGGTCCGCGCCGGGGTGAAGGTCGACCCGAACGGGATCCAGGCGGCCCTCGAGCGCCTGCAGCAGGCATGA